A genomic region of Bernardetia sp. ABR2-2B contains the following coding sequences:
- a CDS encoding (Fe-S)-binding protein produces the protein MSEETLKIPTMAELSAEGKSPEILFWVGCAGSYDDRYKAVTRAMIRILNKANINFAVLGTEESCTGDPARRAGDEFTFQMQAAMNIEVLNNYNIKNIVTACPHCFNTLKNEYPELGGNYDVIHHSQYLQKLINEGKVKFGGGEFKGKRITYHDSCYLGRANDIYEAPREVLEKLDAELVEMKRCKSKGLCCGAGGAQMFKDAEKGKKEVNIERAEEAVAARPDYVAVGCPFCMTMMGDGIKHFNKEKEIKVLDLSEFIVGAQDL, from the coding sequence ATGAGCGAAGAAACATTAAAAATTCCTACAATGGCAGAACTTTCTGCTGAAGGAAAATCTCCAGAGATATTATTTTGGGTAGGCTGTGCTGGTTCGTATGACGACCGTTATAAAGCTGTTACTCGTGCGATGATTCGTATCTTGAATAAAGCAAATATCAACTTTGCTGTTTTGGGAACAGAAGAAAGCTGTACGGGCGACCCTGCTCGTCGTGCTGGTGATGAATTTACATTTCAGATGCAGGCAGCAATGAACATTGAGGTTTTGAATAATTATAATATCAAAAATATTGTTACGGCTTGTCCTCATTGTTTCAATACGTTGAAAAATGAATATCCAGAATTAGGTGGAAATTATGATGTTATTCATCATTCTCAATACCTTCAAAAGCTAATCAACGAAGGAAAAGTGAAATTTGGAGGAGGAGAGTTTAAAGGAAAAAGAATTACTTATCACGATTCTTGTTATTTGGGTAGAGCAAATGATATTTATGAAGCTCCTCGTGAAGTTTTGGAAAAATTAGATGCCGAATTAGTAGAAATGAAACGCTGCAAGTCTAAAGGGCTTTGTTGTGGTGCAGGGGGAGCGCAGATGTTCAAAGATGCCGAAAAAGGTAAGAAAGAAGTCAATATCGAACGTGCAGAAGAAGCCGTTGCAGCTCGTCCAGATTATGTAGCTGTGGGTTGTCCGTTCTGTATGACAATGATGGGAGATGGAATAAAACACTTCAATAAAGAGAAAGAAATCAAAGTCTTAGACCTTTCTGAATTTATTGTTGGAGCGCAAGATTTGTAA
- a CDS encoding IS4 family transposase, whose translation MAKAKYASSGKVTKLVSVLSSHLKGFHLARVQFIGLFVIAVIKVGLGGLIQIATAFERNVEYSSSLRRIERFLNYYELDFQAITNLIISLEGIEQWENIVLCLDRTNWKVGKEHINILLLSAAHKGVSIPLCWSVLSRTGNSATQQRIDLIEDFLNQFPNLSITALVADREFIGKKWFFYLATKKFDFVMRIKSNFKATRKGKTKSIVAWCRGLSISETYQLDGTFVVNEAEVYLSVSRTQKGYIYLASPVLLDNIFEIYKQRWEIETLFKALKSQGFNLENTKLTEPNKIAKLIALCSIAFVWCYKVGEWKHKKTKIRVCSNGYNEYSFFRYGLIEIKKILNNPMTSETKFDQKIKVLSME comes from the coding sequence ATGGCGAAAGCAAAGTATGCTTCTAGTGGTAAAGTTACAAAATTAGTTAGTGTTTTATCTTCTCATTTAAAAGGGTTTCATTTAGCCCGAGTTCAATTTATAGGTCTTTTTGTAATAGCTGTTATAAAGGTAGGTCTAGGAGGTTTAATTCAAATTGCAACTGCGTTTGAAAGGAATGTAGAATACAGTTCTTCTTTACGTCGTATAGAACGCTTTTTAAATTATTATGAGCTTGATTTTCAAGCAATTACTAATTTGATTATTTCCTTAGAAGGCATTGAACAATGGGAAAATATCGTACTGTGTTTGGATAGAACGAATTGGAAAGTTGGAAAAGAGCATATTAATATTTTGCTTCTCTCAGCAGCTCATAAAGGGGTATCTATTCCTCTTTGTTGGTCTGTACTTTCGAGGACAGGAAATTCAGCTACTCAACAACGAATTGATTTGATAGAAGATTTCTTAAATCAATTTCCTAATTTATCTATTACTGCTCTTGTAGCAGATAGAGAGTTTATAGGTAAAAAATGGTTTTTCTATTTAGCTACAAAAAAATTTGATTTTGTAATGCGTATAAAATCTAACTTTAAAGCTACTAGAAAAGGGAAAACAAAGTCTATTGTAGCATGGTGTAGAGGGCTTTCGATTTCAGAAACCTATCAACTAGATGGAACATTTGTAGTCAATGAAGCAGAGGTATATTTATCTGTAAGTCGAACACAAAAAGGATATATTTATTTAGCATCACCTGTTTTATTGGATAATATTTTTGAAATTTATAAACAACGTTGGGAAATCGAAACGTTGTTTAAAGCACTAAAATCACAAGGTTTTAACTTAGAAAATACAAAATTAACAGAACCAAATAAAATAGCTAAATTAATTGCTTTGTGTTCCATTGCCTTTGTTTGGTGTTACAAAGTAGGAGAATGGAAACATAAAAAAACAAAAATAAGAGTCTGTTCAAATGGATATAATGAATACTCTTTTTTCAGATATGGATTAATAGAAATTAAAAAAATACTCAATAATCCAATGACTAGTGAAACTAAATTTGATCAAAAAATTAAAGTTTTGTCAATGGAGTAA
- a CDS encoding arylesterase, with protein MKNIVFFGDSLTEGYGLQSSQAPPALIQQKIDKYGLLYTAINAGVNGDTTHSAIMRLPNVLQQQEVDIFVLALGINDLFRGIAPQKMEQNLTQIIERTKAQYPNVMIVMAKVKIPIELLIGFGMMGQIAAQYAVQYQKVYENIAKKYNSPLITSLLEGVIGEVHLNLADRLHPNAQGYELVADTIWQTIYPILRQSYTN; from the coding sequence ATGAAGAATATAGTATTCTTCGGTGACAGTTTGACAGAAGGGTATGGTTTACAATCAAGCCAAGCACCTCCTGCTCTTATCCAACAAAAGATAGATAAGTATGGCTTACTCTATACTGCCATTAATGCTGGTGTGAATGGTGATACTACACATAGTGCTATAATGCGTTTACCAAATGTATTGCAACAACAAGAAGTAGATATTTTCGTACTTGCTTTGGGTATAAATGACCTTTTTAGAGGAATTGCTCCTCAAAAAATGGAACAAAACCTCACACAAATTATCGAACGCACAAAGGCACAATATCCAAATGTTATGATTGTGATGGCAAAAGTAAAAATACCTATTGAGTTACTTATTGGCTTTGGAATGATGGGACAAATTGCTGCACAGTATGCTGTTCAGTACCAGAAAGTCTATGAAAATATAGCCAAAAAATACAATTCTCCTTTGATTACTTCTTTATTGGAAGGCGTAATAGGCGAGGTACACCTAAATCTTGCTGACCGTTTACATCCGAATGCACAAGGTTATGAATTGGTAGCAGACACAATATGGCAAACTATTTATCCAATTTTACGTCAGAGTTACACTAATTAA
- a CDS encoding (Fe-S)-binding protein, with amino-acid sequence MKQLEIFTSLFQIMFFVTALLVTAGVIFMRYKYIRRNIELGKEWKAAHNPSERLKLMILIAFGQKKMFARPFVGLMHLVIYAGFLLINIEVLEIVIDGITGQHRIFAPLLGSTVYQILIGFFELLAFGVLATCVIFLIRRNVVKVERFDKPEMKGWAHLDANLILVFEIILMFFLFTMNATDSILQMRAMDLANGIDVINNVDAAHYGVFENNPVRFLVSQTLIPLYDGLTTTQLVLLERGAWWFHIMGILGFAIYVTYSKHLHIFLAFPNVYFTRLKPTGEMNNMDSITKEVQITMGTLESDANAADDEIPSFGAKDVTDLTWRNILDAYTCTQCGRCTDVCPANMTGKKLSPRKIVMNVRQRADEIGERMDEMGEYYKPDDKMLYGDYVTKEELMACTSCNACVDACPVNINPLEPILEMRRYVAMEEADVPDAWKAMLTNVGNNGAPWAFAPTERFKWADELKNGNQ; translated from the coding sequence ATGAAACAATTAGAAATTTTTACTTCCTTATTTCAAATTATGTTCTTCGTAACTGCTCTTTTGGTTACGGCAGGTGTAATTTTTATGCGCTATAAATATATTCGACGCAATATCGAATTAGGAAAAGAGTGGAAAGCTGCACATAATCCTTCCGAACGTTTGAAGCTGATGATTTTGATTGCTTTCGGACAGAAAAAGATGTTTGCACGTCCGTTTGTAGGTTTGATGCACCTTGTTATTTATGCAGGTTTCCTTTTGATTAATATCGAAGTTTTGGAAATCGTTATTGATGGAATTACAGGACAACACCGTATTTTTGCGCCATTGCTTGGCTCAACTGTTTATCAAATCTTGATTGGCTTTTTTGAATTACTCGCTTTTGGTGTTTTAGCTACCTGTGTTATTTTCCTTATCCGTCGTAATGTTGTAAAAGTAGAGCGTTTTGATAAGCCTGAAATGAAAGGTTGGGCGCATCTTGATGCAAACCTTATCTTAGTTTTTGAGATTATCTTGATGTTTTTCCTTTTTACGATGAATGCAACAGATTCTATCTTGCAAATGAGAGCAATGGATTTGGCAAATGGTATTGATGTTATAAATAATGTTGATGCAGCTCATTACGGAGTTTTTGAAAATAATCCTGTTCGTTTTTTGGTCAGTCAAACACTGATTCCACTTTATGACGGACTTACAACTACCCAGCTTGTCTTATTAGAACGTGGAGCTTGGTGGTTTCATATTATGGGTATTTTAGGCTTTGCAATTTATGTAACCTATTCAAAACACCTTCATATTTTCCTTGCTTTTCCAAATGTATATTTTACTCGTTTGAAGCCTACTGGAGAAATGAACAATATGGATTCTATTACTAAAGAAGTTCAGATTACGATGGGAACACTAGAGTCAGATGCAAATGCAGCAGACGATGAAATCCCTTCTTTTGGTGCAAAAGATGTTACTGATTTGACGTGGAGAAATATCTTAGATGCTTATACCTGTACGCAGTGTGGACGTTGTACAGATGTTTGTCCTGCAAATATGACAGGTAAAAAATTATCCCCTCGTAAGATTGTCATGAATGTTCGCCAACGTGCCGATGAAATCGGAGAACGTATGGACGAAATGGGAGAATACTACAAGCCAGATGATAAAATGTTGTATGGTGATTACGTAACAAAAGAAGAGCTAATGGCATGTACTTCTTGTAATGCTTGTGTAGATGCCTGTCCAGTAAACATTAATCCATTAGAGCCTATTTTGGAGATGCGTCGTTATGTGGCAATGGAAGAAGCTGATGTTCCTGATGCGTGGAAAGCAATGCTAACAAATGTAGGAAATAATGGTGCGCCTTGGGCATTTGCTCCAACAGAACGCTTTAAGTGGGCTGATGAACTTAAAAACGGTAACCAGTAA